From a region of the Sesamum indicum cultivar Zhongzhi No. 13 linkage group LG3, S_indicum_v1.0, whole genome shotgun sequence genome:
- the LOC105157354 gene encoding uncharacterized protein LOC105157354, whose protein sequence is MSYMRGDLLAKTRKLVKGFAKAEPVWLKPMEKAPPATFPRAEKKLKPISLPEDTFVNKFFQKHPDSKFEDAIKISGFNPPAARVFAWRVLELKEQGVSEEEAMSVADMEYRAERKAKKKAYARLKQIARLQGKRPPPNPYPSAIKEIQAEERQFVRDRFNNPQTLQIVNKLRKDRAAEMMDRRGGFFG, encoded by the exons ATGTCGTATATGAGAGGAGATTTGCTCGCCAAAACTCGTAAGCTCGTTAAAGGCTTTGCTAAAGCTGAGCCTGTTTGGCTTAAACCCATGGAAAA GGCTCCACCTGCTACGTTTCCTCGCGCAGAGAAGAAGCTCAAGCCCATAAGTCTGCCGGAGGATACTTTTGTGAATAAGTTTTTTCAAAAGCATCCGGATTCCAAGTTTGAAGATGCTATCAA AATTTCTGGTTTCAATCCACCTGCAGCTCGTGTATTTGCTTGGAGAGTGCTTGAATTGAAGGAGCAAGGGGTTAGTGAGGAGGAAGCTATGTCTGTTGCTGAT ATGGAATATCGGGCTGAGAGGAAAGCAAAAAAGAAGGCATATGCTCGGCTGAAGCAAATTGCAAGGCTTCAAGGAAAGAGACCCCCTCCAAATCCTTATCCGAGTGCTATCAAGGAGATACAGGCTGAAGAAAGGCAGTTTGTTCGTGACCGTTTCAATAATCCCCAGACGTTGCAAATTGTGAATAAGCTGAGAAAGGACAGGGCTGCAGAGATGATGGACCGAAGAGGAGGCTTCTTTGGTTGA
- the LOC105157351 gene encoding uncharacterized protein LOC105157351 isoform X1 produces the protein MAGYSTSVSTEDQVPNNRDDLPQYGNLPKISEQSPLPHENEVAEEDKEGDCNGYENLHEEDDEDEDADFNPFLKETNSAEASSSLSSEVEDFDTDIADSSERPSPIFESKENPRDAAKDCHTSGNAKHGEETVMQNSVSSGEVCGKKADITHPTNEKDSVFCAESEKVLLCDKENGSTSQTDVNSATHSRKPMVDMDTEGAICMRTRARYSLASFTLDELETFLQETDDEDDLQNVDDEEEYRKFLAAVLRGDDSQNLQENANVDDEDEENDADFELELEEALESEPEEIEERRMTRRNRRQKASLEHSKKISGQLNRPLRPLLPFTSIGSFSAFDGKHLTQNIAPSYVPPVNNGLTCGFTPHQIGQLHCLIHEHVQLLIQVFSICVLEPVKSHIGAQVKELIVEMLRKRDQVLTWRTVPYPSFCFLPPYVHPSVPDELQKMLPPNDSNKSAEQMSDGRHKHLPDEQARTSQALECTSWVPYICGPVLSVIDVAPLRLVENYIDDVTSALRTYERYQIELGFENHCQKEPLFPLHNSPCSAESDVQGELENTPPDSSAVLSSSSSNQMPKKTMAATLLEKAKSQSVALVPKEIAKLAQRFWPLFNPVLYPHKPPPAPLANRVLFTDAEDELLALGLMEYNTDWKAIQQRFLPCKSRHQIFVRQKNRASSKAPENPIKAVRRMKNSPLTSEEIARIELGLKKFKLDWISIWRFFVPYRDPSLLPRQWRIASGTQKSYKSDENKKAKRRLYELKRKTSKPSPSNWQSSSEKEGDSTDNAVEDNNSGDNHMDKEDEAYVHEAFLADWRPDNNISSSFSSHPPSQEGFQAREQNDSSGSRDVLPQYCSKSSATIRPAHSQVVLRPYRARRPNSARLVKLAPDLPPVNLPPSVRVMSQSAFKSSQAAATAKVPGIASRIGGMVAENRGPHAGTTTKSVVGSSVTSGLSRNNYLNITAPSQHANQSEVLIENCVAERGDSDLQMHPLLFQAPQGGHLPYNPMNFSTSTSSCFTYLPGKQPQLSLSLFHNPRHIRDAVNFLSKSSKTPEKKASSFGVHFHPLLQRADDMETDSVAAHPDVRSPSGALSRKRQTLIQNHCSSSSKTAIDGSSSASDTKGASLSGKVNELDLNIRLTFTSKNQEGVGSRNLTPCSAGRSLSTPVSGIIESESAKDSNKKRNSGPDGVGEEHESGVFALVTSRNKGSNKVSDDMRDESIHEIIMEQEELSDSEEEFGENVEFEREEMADSEGESTSDSEQYVNIPNEEVQLDEMDADIDNCREVNSQDSRVGNTCSTSDGRLVGLELADRRVNIKPNVPSLNLNSCPPISPHSNPKKGVGGYEFGPFGTTGTFIQNQLPVGSKRSSKHIKPGAGHMQKRAKDAPDNTGPSSGDVLPRNSRKRVCRSNSTSSSGVSGKGNPSPNMDTSTEKLNVNTDEFG, from the exons ATGGCCGGTTATTCGACTTCAGTATCTACTGAAGATCAAGTCCCGAATAACCGAGATGATCTTCCTCAGTATGGCAACTTGCCTAAAATATCCGAGCAAAGCCCTTTGCCACATGAGAATGAGGTGGCGGAAGAGGACAAAGAGGGGGATTGTAATGGCTATGAGAATCTGCATGAAGAAGATGACGAGGATGAAGATGCAGATTTCAATCCTTTCCTCAAAGAAACTAATTCTGCTGAAGCTTCTTCAAGCCTGAGTTCTGAAGTTGAAGACTTCGATACGGATATTGCTGATAGTAGCGAAAGACCTTCTCCAATCTTTGAATCCAAGGAAAACCCCAGAGACGCTGCGAAAGATTGCCATACTAGTGGAAATGCTAAGCATGGTGAAGAGACAGTAATGCAAAACTCAGTTTCTTCTGGAGAAGTATGTGGAAAGAAGGCTGACATAACTCATCCTACAAATGAGAAAGATTCAGTATTTTGTGCTGAATCTGAAAAGGTATTGCTCTGTGACAAGGAGAATGGGTCGACCAGCCAGACAGATGTGAACAGTGCCACACATTCCAGGAAGCCAATGGTGGATATGGATACTGAGGGTGCCATCTGTATGCGGACAAGGGCTCGTTATTCTCTTGCAAGTTTCACTCTTGATGAACTTGAAACTTTTCTTCAAGAAActgatgatgaggatgatcTTCAAAATGTCGATGATGAAGAGGAATACAGAAAATTCCTGGCAGCTGTTTTAAGAGGTGATGATTCCCAGAATTTACAAGAGAATGCAAATgttgatgatgaagatgaagaaaacGATGCTGACTTTGAGCTTGAACTTGAAGAGGCACTGGAAAGTGAACCTGAAGAGATTGAAGAACGGCGAATGACTAGGCGAAATAGACGCCAAAAAGCTTCTCTTGAGCACAGCAAGAAGATTTCAGGACAGTTGAACAGACCACTGCGGCCCCTCTTGCCATTTACGTCAATTGGATCTTTTTCAGCTTTTGATGGGAAACATCTCACCCAGAACATTGCTCCATCCTATGTGCCTCCTGTAAATAATGGCTTGACCTGTGGATTTACTCCACATCAGATAGGGCAGTTGCATTGTCTGATTCACGAGCATGTACAACTACTTATTCAGGTGTTCTCTATCTGTGTTCTTGAGCCTGTTAAAAGTCATATTGGTGCTCAAGTTAAGGAATTAATTGTTGAGATGCTTAGAAAACGCGATCAAGTATTGACATGGAGAACGGTTCCATATCCGAGCTTTTGCTTCTTACCTCCATATGTTCATCCATCAGTCCCCGATGAGCTTCAGAAAATGTTGCCACCGAATGACAGCAATAAAAGTGCAGAGCAAATGTCTGATGGAAGACACAAGCATCTACCTGATGAGCAGGCACGCACTTCTCAGGCTCTGGAATGCACCTCATGGGTGCCTTACATTTGTGGTCCTGTGCTGTCTGTCATAGATGTAGCTCCACTCAGATTAGTTGAAAACTATATAGATGATGTTACTTCTG CCCTCCGAACATATGAACGGTATCAAATTGAACTTGGTTTTGAGAATCACTGTCAAAAGGAACCGTTGTTTCCTCTTCATAATTCTCCATGTTCTGCTGAATCCGATGTTCAAGGGGAACTGGAAAACACTCCCCCAGATTCCAGTGCAGTGCTTTCTTCTTCATCCAGCAATCAAATGCCCAAGAAGACAATGGCTGCAACTCTGCTTGAAAAAGCTAAAAGTCAGTCTGTTGCTCTTGTTCCCAAGGAGATTGCTAAATTAGCTCAGAGGTTTTGGCCCTTATTCAATCCTGTCCTTTATCCTCACAAGCCACCTCCTGCTCCGCTTGCTAATCGGGTGCTTTTTACTGATGCAGAGGATGA ATTATTAGCATTGGGGTTGATGGAATATAATACTGACTGGAAGGCCATACAGCAACGATTTCTTCCTTGCAAATCTAGGCATCAG ATATTTGTGAGGCAGAAGAATCGTGCATCATCAAAAGCGCCGGAAAATCCCATAAAG GCTGTACGGAGGATGAAAAACTCCCCCTTGACTTCTGAGGAGATTGCACGTATTGAACTG GGGTTGAAAAAGTTTAAGCTCGACTGGATATCAATATGGAGATTTTTCGTTCCTTATAGAGATCCTTCTTTGCTTCCAAGGCAGTGGCGCATTGCTTCTGGCAcacaaaaatcatataaatctGATGAAAACAAGAAAGCGAAGCGACGCTTATAtgaactaaaaagaaaaactagcAAGCCTTCTCCATCAAATTGGCAGTCGTCATCCGAAAAAGAG GGCGATAGCACCGATAATGCCGTTGAAGATAATAATAGTGGAGATAATCACATGGACAAGGAAGATGAAGCATATGTTCACGAGGCATTTTTGGCAGATTGGAGACCGGATAATAACATTTCTTCCAGTTTCTCCAGTCATCCGCCCTCTCAGGAGGGCTTTCAAGCCAGAGAACAAAATGATTCTTCTGGATCTAGGGATGTCCTACCCCAATACTGTTCCAAGTCTTCAGCTACCATAAG GCCGGCCCATTCTCAAGTAGTCCTGCGGCCATATCGAGCTCGTAGACCAAATAGTGCACGCCTGGTGAAATTAGCTCCTGATTTGCCTCCCGTAAATCTTCCTCCATCAGTTCGGGTTATGTCGCAGTCAGCCTTCAAAAGCTCCCAGGCAGCCGCCACAGCAAAGGTTCCTGGAATTGCTTCGAGAATTGGTGGTATGGTGGCAGAAAATCGAGGTCCACATGCTGGAACCACCACGAAGTCAGTAGTTGGCTCTTCTGTGACATCTGGACTGAGTAGGAATAACTATCTCAATATAACTGCTCCTTCTCAGCACGCAAATCAGTCTGAGGTCTTAATTGAGAATTGTGTAGCGGAGAGAGGTGACTCTGATCTCCAGATGCATCCTTTATTATTTCAGGCGCCTCAAGGTGGTCATTTGCCTTACAATCCAATGAACTTCAGTACCAGCACGTCTAGTTGTTTTACTTACTTGCCGGGGAAGCAACCACAACTCAGTCTGAGTCTTTTTCATAATCCTCGGCATATAAGAGATGCTGTGAACTTTCTTAGCAAGTCATCTAAAACTCCAGAAAAAAAGGCGTCATCTTTTGGCGTGCACTTTCATCCACTTTTACAAAGGGCTGATGATATGGAGACAGACTCCGTGGCTGCACATCCTGATGTAAGGAGTCCGTCTGGTGCATTATCAAGGAAAAGACAAActttaattcaaaatcattGTTCCTCCTCAAGTAAGACAGCCATAGATGGGAGTTCAAGTGCTTCAGATACAAAAGGGGCAAGCCTTAGTGGAAAGGTTAATGAACTGGACTTAAACATTCGCCTGACTTTCACATCGAAGAACCAAGAAGGTGTTGGGAGCAGAAATCTTACTCCATGTAGTGCTGGAAGATCCCTAAGCACTCCTGTGTCTGGAATCATAGAATCTGAAAGTGCAAAAGATTCTAACAAGAAGAGAAATTCAGGCCCGGATGGGGTCGGTGAGGAGCATGAGTCAGGTGTCTTTGCACTGGTTACATCCAGAAACAAAGGAAGTAATAAAGTCTCTGATGACATGCGGGATGAGTCCATTCATGAAATTATAATGGAACAGGAAGAGTTGAGTGACTCTGAAGAAGAATTTGGGGAAAATGTTGAGTTTGAGCGTGAGGAGATGGCTGATTCGGAAGGAGAAAGTACATCTGACTCAGAACAATATGTCAACATACCAAATGAG GAAGTGCAGCTGGATGAAATGGATGCAGATATTGATAATTGTCGGGAGGTAAATAGCCAGGACAGCCGTGTAGGCAATACATGTAGCACATCAGATGGGCGCTTGGTTGGATTGGAGTTGGCTGACAGAAGGGTTAATATCAAGCCCAATGTTCCATCTTTGAATCTGAATTCCTGCCCTCCAATTTCCCCACATTCGAACCCCAAGAAAGGTGTGGGCGGGTATGAATTTGGACCTTTTGGTACAACTGGAACATTTATCCAGAATCAACTTCCTGTTGGTTCAAAAAGATCTAGCAAGCATATAAAACCAGGTGCAGGTCATATGCAGAAGCGTGCTAAGGATGCACCAGATAATACCGGTCCAAGTTCTGGTGACGTCTTACCAAGAAACTCCAGAAAACGTGTCTGCCGATCAAATTCTACTTCAAGCAGTGGTGTGTCTGGAAAAGGAAATCCAAGTCCGAATATGGACACAAGTACAGAAAAGTTGAACGTTAATACAGATGAATTCGGTTAG
- the LOC105157351 gene encoding uncharacterized protein LOC105157351 isoform X2: protein MAGYSTSVSTEDQVPNNRDDLPQYGNLPKISEQSPLPHENEVAEEDKEGDCNGYENLHEEDDEDEDADFNPFLKETNSAEASSSLSSEVEDFDTDIADSSERPSPIFESKENPRDAAKDCHTSGNAKHGEETVMQNSVSSGEVCGKKADITHPTNEKDSVFCAESEKVLLCDKENGSTSQTDVNSATHSRKPMVDMDTEGAICMRTRARYSLASFTLDELETFLQETDDEDDLQNVDDEEEYRKFLAAVLRGDDSQNLQENANVDDEDEENDADFELELEEALESEPEEIEERRMTRRNRRQKASLEHSKKISGQLNRPLRPLLPFTSIGSFSAFDGKHLTQNIAPSYVPPVNNGLTCGFTPHQIGQLHCLIHEHVQLLIQVFSICVLEPVKSHIGAQVKELIVEMLRKRDQVLTWRTVPYPSFCFLPPYVHPSVPDELQKMLPPNDSNKSAEQMSDGRHKHLPDEQARTSQALECTSWVPYICGPVLSVIDVAPLRLVENYIDDVTSALRTYERYQIELGFENHCQKEPLFPLHNSPCSAESDVQGELENTPPDSSAVLSSSSSNQMPKKTMAATLLEKAKSQSVALVPKEIAKLAQRFWPLFNPVLYPHKPPPAPLANRVLFTDAEDELLALGLMEYNTDWKAIQQRFLPCKSRHQIFVRQKNRASSKAPENPIKAVRRMKNSPLTSEEIARIELGLKKFKLDWISIWRFFVPYRDPSLLPRQWRIASGTQKSYKSDENKKAKRRLYELKRKTSKPSPSNWQSSSEKEGDSTDNAVEDNNSGDNHMDKEDEAYVHEAFLADWRPDNNISSSFSSHPPSQEGFQAREQNDSSGSRDVLPQYCSKSSATIRPAHSQVVLRPYRARRPNSARLVKLAPDLPPVNLPPSVRVMSQSAFKSSQAAATAKVPGIASRIGGMVAENRGPHAGTTTKSVVGSSVTSGLSRNNYLNITAPSQHANQSEVLIENCVAERGDSDLQMHPLLFQAPQGGHLPYNPMNFSTSTSSCFTYLPGKQPQLSLSLFHNPRHIRDAVNFLSKSSKTPEKKASSFGVHFHPLLQRADDMETDSVAAHPDVRSPSGALSRKRQTLIQNHCSSSSKTAIDGSSSASDTKGASLSGKVNELDLNIRLTFTSKNQEGVGSRNLTPCSAGRSLSTPVSGIIESESAKDSNKKRNSGPDGVGEEHESGVFALVTSRNKGSNKVSDDMRDESIHEIIMEQEELSDSEEEFGENVEFEREEMADSEGESTSDSEQYVNIPNEFLLNVFRKCSWMKWMQILIIVGR, encoded by the exons ATGGCCGGTTATTCGACTTCAGTATCTACTGAAGATCAAGTCCCGAATAACCGAGATGATCTTCCTCAGTATGGCAACTTGCCTAAAATATCCGAGCAAAGCCCTTTGCCACATGAGAATGAGGTGGCGGAAGAGGACAAAGAGGGGGATTGTAATGGCTATGAGAATCTGCATGAAGAAGATGACGAGGATGAAGATGCAGATTTCAATCCTTTCCTCAAAGAAACTAATTCTGCTGAAGCTTCTTCAAGCCTGAGTTCTGAAGTTGAAGACTTCGATACGGATATTGCTGATAGTAGCGAAAGACCTTCTCCAATCTTTGAATCCAAGGAAAACCCCAGAGACGCTGCGAAAGATTGCCATACTAGTGGAAATGCTAAGCATGGTGAAGAGACAGTAATGCAAAACTCAGTTTCTTCTGGAGAAGTATGTGGAAAGAAGGCTGACATAACTCATCCTACAAATGAGAAAGATTCAGTATTTTGTGCTGAATCTGAAAAGGTATTGCTCTGTGACAAGGAGAATGGGTCGACCAGCCAGACAGATGTGAACAGTGCCACACATTCCAGGAAGCCAATGGTGGATATGGATACTGAGGGTGCCATCTGTATGCGGACAAGGGCTCGTTATTCTCTTGCAAGTTTCACTCTTGATGAACTTGAAACTTTTCTTCAAGAAActgatgatgaggatgatcTTCAAAATGTCGATGATGAAGAGGAATACAGAAAATTCCTGGCAGCTGTTTTAAGAGGTGATGATTCCCAGAATTTACAAGAGAATGCAAATgttgatgatgaagatgaagaaaacGATGCTGACTTTGAGCTTGAACTTGAAGAGGCACTGGAAAGTGAACCTGAAGAGATTGAAGAACGGCGAATGACTAGGCGAAATAGACGCCAAAAAGCTTCTCTTGAGCACAGCAAGAAGATTTCAGGACAGTTGAACAGACCACTGCGGCCCCTCTTGCCATTTACGTCAATTGGATCTTTTTCAGCTTTTGATGGGAAACATCTCACCCAGAACATTGCTCCATCCTATGTGCCTCCTGTAAATAATGGCTTGACCTGTGGATTTACTCCACATCAGATAGGGCAGTTGCATTGTCTGATTCACGAGCATGTACAACTACTTATTCAGGTGTTCTCTATCTGTGTTCTTGAGCCTGTTAAAAGTCATATTGGTGCTCAAGTTAAGGAATTAATTGTTGAGATGCTTAGAAAACGCGATCAAGTATTGACATGGAGAACGGTTCCATATCCGAGCTTTTGCTTCTTACCTCCATATGTTCATCCATCAGTCCCCGATGAGCTTCAGAAAATGTTGCCACCGAATGACAGCAATAAAAGTGCAGAGCAAATGTCTGATGGAAGACACAAGCATCTACCTGATGAGCAGGCACGCACTTCTCAGGCTCTGGAATGCACCTCATGGGTGCCTTACATTTGTGGTCCTGTGCTGTCTGTCATAGATGTAGCTCCACTCAGATTAGTTGAAAACTATATAGATGATGTTACTTCTG CCCTCCGAACATATGAACGGTATCAAATTGAACTTGGTTTTGAGAATCACTGTCAAAAGGAACCGTTGTTTCCTCTTCATAATTCTCCATGTTCTGCTGAATCCGATGTTCAAGGGGAACTGGAAAACACTCCCCCAGATTCCAGTGCAGTGCTTTCTTCTTCATCCAGCAATCAAATGCCCAAGAAGACAATGGCTGCAACTCTGCTTGAAAAAGCTAAAAGTCAGTCTGTTGCTCTTGTTCCCAAGGAGATTGCTAAATTAGCTCAGAGGTTTTGGCCCTTATTCAATCCTGTCCTTTATCCTCACAAGCCACCTCCTGCTCCGCTTGCTAATCGGGTGCTTTTTACTGATGCAGAGGATGA ATTATTAGCATTGGGGTTGATGGAATATAATACTGACTGGAAGGCCATACAGCAACGATTTCTTCCTTGCAAATCTAGGCATCAG ATATTTGTGAGGCAGAAGAATCGTGCATCATCAAAAGCGCCGGAAAATCCCATAAAG GCTGTACGGAGGATGAAAAACTCCCCCTTGACTTCTGAGGAGATTGCACGTATTGAACTG GGGTTGAAAAAGTTTAAGCTCGACTGGATATCAATATGGAGATTTTTCGTTCCTTATAGAGATCCTTCTTTGCTTCCAAGGCAGTGGCGCATTGCTTCTGGCAcacaaaaatcatataaatctGATGAAAACAAGAAAGCGAAGCGACGCTTATAtgaactaaaaagaaaaactagcAAGCCTTCTCCATCAAATTGGCAGTCGTCATCCGAAAAAGAG GGCGATAGCACCGATAATGCCGTTGAAGATAATAATAGTGGAGATAATCACATGGACAAGGAAGATGAAGCATATGTTCACGAGGCATTTTTGGCAGATTGGAGACCGGATAATAACATTTCTTCCAGTTTCTCCAGTCATCCGCCCTCTCAGGAGGGCTTTCAAGCCAGAGAACAAAATGATTCTTCTGGATCTAGGGATGTCCTACCCCAATACTGTTCCAAGTCTTCAGCTACCATAAG GCCGGCCCATTCTCAAGTAGTCCTGCGGCCATATCGAGCTCGTAGACCAAATAGTGCACGCCTGGTGAAATTAGCTCCTGATTTGCCTCCCGTAAATCTTCCTCCATCAGTTCGGGTTATGTCGCAGTCAGCCTTCAAAAGCTCCCAGGCAGCCGCCACAGCAAAGGTTCCTGGAATTGCTTCGAGAATTGGTGGTATGGTGGCAGAAAATCGAGGTCCACATGCTGGAACCACCACGAAGTCAGTAGTTGGCTCTTCTGTGACATCTGGACTGAGTAGGAATAACTATCTCAATATAACTGCTCCTTCTCAGCACGCAAATCAGTCTGAGGTCTTAATTGAGAATTGTGTAGCGGAGAGAGGTGACTCTGATCTCCAGATGCATCCTTTATTATTTCAGGCGCCTCAAGGTGGTCATTTGCCTTACAATCCAATGAACTTCAGTACCAGCACGTCTAGTTGTTTTACTTACTTGCCGGGGAAGCAACCACAACTCAGTCTGAGTCTTTTTCATAATCCTCGGCATATAAGAGATGCTGTGAACTTTCTTAGCAAGTCATCTAAAACTCCAGAAAAAAAGGCGTCATCTTTTGGCGTGCACTTTCATCCACTTTTACAAAGGGCTGATGATATGGAGACAGACTCCGTGGCTGCACATCCTGATGTAAGGAGTCCGTCTGGTGCATTATCAAGGAAAAGACAAActttaattcaaaatcattGTTCCTCCTCAAGTAAGACAGCCATAGATGGGAGTTCAAGTGCTTCAGATACAAAAGGGGCAAGCCTTAGTGGAAAGGTTAATGAACTGGACTTAAACATTCGCCTGACTTTCACATCGAAGAACCAAGAAGGTGTTGGGAGCAGAAATCTTACTCCATGTAGTGCTGGAAGATCCCTAAGCACTCCTGTGTCTGGAATCATAGAATCTGAAAGTGCAAAAGATTCTAACAAGAAGAGAAATTCAGGCCCGGATGGGGTCGGTGAGGAGCATGAGTCAGGTGTCTTTGCACTGGTTACATCCAGAAACAAAGGAAGTAATAAAGTCTCTGATGACATGCGGGATGAGTCCATTCATGAAATTATAATGGAACAGGAAGAGTTGAGTGACTCTGAAGAAGAATTTGGGGAAAATGTTGAGTTTGAGCGTGAGGAGATGGCTGATTCGGAAGGAGAAAGTACATCTGACTCAGAACAATATGTCAACATACCAAATGAG TTTCTGCTAAATGTTTTCAGGAAGTGCAGCTGGATGAAATGGATGCAGATATTGATAATTGTCGGGAGGTAA
- the LOC105157352 gene encoding pentatricopeptide repeat-containing protein At2g13600-like, whose translation MTYWAKCERSICRHSQIGSYLQRNLRLMLVSHLKKIHTVTSSYACASILRECVQTLNLRKAKAIHANLIKGSTFESDSLFMHNHLMNAYVKLGDVENGLQLFEEMPEKNVVSWTVLIAGFVHKGFPTKAVSLFSDMHRSRVRPNEYTFVSMLHACSFAESVDLICAFQVYALVIRLGFVSNMYLVNAFLTALIRHGMLSEATQVFEGCLDKDIVSWNAMFDGFLKYSCDDIPGFWQRMNSEGIKPDEFTFATGLTGLAELSNLEIGLQAHALLVKSGHGSERCVGNALVDMYLKNQRLTDGLRAFEEIPMKDVCSWTQMATGCLNCGEPIKALRAISEMRKGGIKPNKFTIATGFNACANLASLEEGQKLQGLMIKLGDDLDVCVDNALLDMYAKCGCMDEALRVFRSMAERSVVSWTTMIMGYAQNGHSDEALQIFEDMKLEGAMPNYITFICVLYACSQGGHIDTGLKFFTSMSRDYGIIPGEDHYVCMVNLLGRAGRIKEAEELILDMPFKPSVLIWQTLLGACRLHGDVDTAKRAAEHAFAIDENDPSTYVLLSNTFAEFENWSNAGTLRKWIENRNIKKMPGSSWLEINQDHSNIWGC comes from the coding sequence ATGACTTATTGGGCAAAATGTGAAAGGAGTATTTGTAGACACTCTCAGATAGGTAGCTATTTacagagaaacttgagactgATGCTGGTTTCTCACCTCAAGAAGATTCATACTGTAACTAGCAGCTATGCCTGTGCTAGCATTCTGCGGGAATGCGTGCAGACTTTAAACTTaagaaaagcaaaagcaaTCCATGCAAACCTCATCAAGGGATCCACGTTTGAGTCAGATTCTTTGTTCATGCACAACCATTTGATGAATGCATATGTGAAATTGGGGGATGTCGAGAACGGTCTCCAGTTGTTTGAGGAAATGCCTGAGAAGAATGTGGTGTCATGGACGGTGCTCATTGCGGGATTTGTGCACAAGGGTTTTCCTACTAAAGCAGTTTCCCTGTTTTCGGATATGCACAGGAGTAGAGTTAGGCCGAATGAGTATACTTTTGTGAGCATGCTCCATGCGTGCTCTTTTGCAGAGAGTGTGGACTTGATTTGTGCCTTTCAAGTTTACGCTTTGGTAATTAGACTGGGATTTGTTAGTAATATGTATTTAGTGAATGCATTTTTGACTGCTTTGATAAGGCATGGTATGTTGAGTGAAGCTACGCAGGTGTTTGAAGGGTGTTTGGATAAGGATATCGTGTCATGGAATGCCATGTTTGATggttttttgaaatatagttGTGATGATATACCAGGATTCTGGCAAAGGATGAATAGTGAAGGGATAAAACCAGATGAATTCACTTTCGCTACTGGTCTTACGGGGCTGGCAGAACTATCCAATCTTGAAATTGGATTGCAAGCTCATGCACTCCTTGTGAAATCCGGTCACGGGAGTGAAAGATGTGTGGGGAATGCCTTGGTTGATATGTACTTGAAAAATCAAAGGCTGACTGATGGTCTTCGAGCATTTGAGGAGATCCCTATGAAAGATGTGTGCTCTTGGACTCAGATGGCAACAGGGTGTTTGAATTGTGGGGAGCCTATTAAGGCACTTAGAGCAATCAGTGAAATGAGGAAGGGTGGTATTAAGCCCAACAAATTTACTATTGCGACAGGGTTTAATGCGTGTGCCAACTTGGCAAGTTTGGAGGAAGGGCAGAAACTTCAAGGCCTTATGATTAAACTCGGGGATGATCTTGATGTATGCGTGGATAATGCATTACTCGATATGTATGCAAAATGTGGGTGTATGGATGAGGCATTGAGGGTTTTCAGATCAATGGCTGAACGTTCTGTGGTTTCATGGACAACGATGATTATGGGGTATGCACAAAATGGACATTCTGATGAAGCTCTCCAGATTTTCGAAGACATGAAGCTGGAAGGAGCAATgcctaattatattactttcATATGTGTGCTATATGCATGCAGCCAAGGAGGACATATCGATACTggacttaaattttttacttccATGAGTCGTGATTATGGTATTATTCCTGGAGAAGATCACTATGTTTGCATGGTGAATCTTCTTGGCCGGGCAGGACGGATTAAAGAAGCAGAAGAATTGATCTTAGATATGCCATTCAAACCAAGTGTTCTTATTTGGCAAACCTTGCTTGGTGCTTGTCGGCTCCATGGGGACGTGGACACAGCAAAACGTGCAGCAGAACATGCATTTGCTATCGATGAGAATGACCCTTCAACATATGTGCTATTGTCCAATACATTTGCTGAGTTTGAGAATTGGAGCAATGCGGGAACATTGAGAAAATGGATAGAAAATAGGAATATCAAGAAAATGCCTGGTTCCAGTTGGCTTGAAATAAACCAAGATCATTCAAATATATGGGGTTGCTAA